The nucleotide window CACTGTCTTACCTTCCTTTGGTAACGTTTGTTGCAGAGGAGACTAGAAAAGGAACTGGCTCTTAATGATGACGCTCCCCCAGCCACTGACACAGCAGCTGATGAGAGTGATGAGCATGACGAGGATGATGAAAGTAGTGAGCCAGCTCTACCAGTTTCAGGTATTTTCCAAAACTTTGTTTCACAATGGATATAAACATGTATTTAAGCTACTTTTATGTGTCAGTACCTACTAAGAACTCATGGGTTATGTTGGGTGCTCTAGTGCTGCTAACCCTGCTGTCTCTAACCAACTTcttagtggttggtgttttggttAGCGAGACAGTAACAAAGCTGGAACCAAAGGCACACACTATTGAATTTAGGAAATCTTTGACTTAAGTGGCAATTTAATCACATCACTTGCTACTGATCACAGATTATTCATTATGTATGGCAAGATGGGAGTTATTAATTCTTTATATTTCCCTAATTATAGATTTCTTCATATACTTGTGATATATGAAATGTTTCTATAGAACTAATAGTACCAAAAAGGTTTAAACTGTTGGGCACAAGTCTTTTGATGACTCATTTAAAGCCCTTTGAATGTTCTTGCCTAAACTAATATAAAAGTACAAGTCATAGTAATGGCTTTTTGAATGTCAGATATATGAACTTATCAGTGAATTTGTCCttggattttatataaatagagGTGGATTGTGGTCTATTATGCTGTAATGCTTCAGTTCATGCTTAATCAGCATTTGAGTTTACCTTTTGTTATTGCTTAAGGTACAACGACTTATGACAATGGTGACATGAAAGTCACTGTGACAACAAGCGAGATCTCTCGAGAAGAGGAAAGTGATTCAGATGAAAAGACAGAGGCAGCAATACCCCAATCAGTTGGAGCTTCTAAAAAGCACAATGTGCCTGTGAGCAAGACAAAACCTTTGAAAAAAGTTGCAAAACGAAAATCACGGCCCAAGCTGCAACGTAAAAGAGATAAAAGGAAGGGACCGGAAAAGACCAAGAAGAGGCGCTAGGTTTTGGTCTTCCCTTTCCCGATTCGTTGAGGTTGTAGGATCAACATGTCTTTCCAATAGAGAAATATGAAGTAGTGAACTCAGCTGCCCAGAACTTCCATTTGGGTCTGTAgagtttttggttgtttgaatCAAGCTTTTAGTTGTATACTGCCCATTTTTGTATTAGACCTTTGATTGAAATGGGATGTGTTACATTTTTCCGTTCTGCATAATctctttatattt belongs to Prunus persica cultivar Lovell chromosome G4, Prunus_persica_NCBIv2, whole genome shotgun sequence and includes:
- the LOC18778769 gene encoding ribosomal RNA-processing protein 17, translated to MVGKVEVEAIPAPNPRGRHIKKRALKNKALAVTFNEKDLSDFVSGFHKRKKKRRKEAEKKQEEALRRKRLELRKKRRLEKELALNDDAPPATDTAADESDEHDEDDESSEPALPVSGTTTYDNGDMKVTVTTSEISREEESDSDEKTEAAIPQSVGASKKHNVPVSKTKPLKKVAKRKSRPKLQRKRDKRKGPEKTKKRR